GGCTCGGCGTGCGTACACCGTCCCTGTACAAGCACGTGAGCGGCCAGGACGATCTCAACCGGCGCATCGCGGCCCTGGCGGTGAGCGAGGCGGCCGACGCCGTCGGCGGGGCGGTCCAGGGATACGCGGGCCGTGACGCCCTGGGCGCCGCCGCCCGCGCCTTCCGCGCCTTCGTCGTGGACCACCCCGGCCGCTACGCCGCGACGATCGGCGTGGAACCGACCGGCCCGGACGACCCGATGGCCGTCGCGAGCCTGCGACTGCTCGGCGCCTTCAGAGCGGTCCTGCGCGGCTACGCGATCGCGGAGCCCGACGTGGACCACGCCCTGCGCATGCTCCGCAGTCTCTGCCACGGGTTCGCCACGCTGCAGGCGGGGGGCGGCTTCCAGTGGAGCGCCGACATCGACGAGAGCTTCGAGTGGCTGATCGCCTTCGCCGACCGGGGCCTGCGCGCGGTCTGAACCCGCGGTGTCAGTCGGTCCGCCCCGTCCCGGCGAGCGAGGCCCGCTGCCGTGCCGCACGCACCGCCGCGGACAGCGCGGCGATGTCGTAGGCGCCGTGATGGCGGCGGCCGTTGACGAAGAACGTCGGTGTGCCCGACACCCCGCTGAGGTCGGCGGACTCCACGTCCGCGGCGACCCGGGCAGCGCCCGTACCGGCCCGGAGGTCGGCGCGGAAGCGGTCGATGTCGAGGCCGATCTCCGCCGCGTAGCGCAGCAGGTCCTTGGGCAGCAGATCCCCTTGATGCCGCATCAGCTGCTCGTGCATCTCCCAGTAGGCGCCCTGCCGGTCGGCGGCCTCGGCGGCCTCCGCCGCGAGCTGCGCGCCCGGGTGCACGTCCGGGAGCGGCAGATGCCGCCACACGTACCGTACGTCGCCGAAGTCGGCGAGCAGCTCGCGCACCACGGGCTCGGCCAGCCCGCAGTAGGGGCACTCGAAGTCCCCGTACTCCAGGAGCGTCACGGGTGCGTCCCGGGGGCCGCGTACGTGGTCGCGGTCCATGTCGACGGGGTCGCTGAGGTCGACGATGCTCTGCCCCGTGCCCAGCAGGGCGCGGGCCCGGGACGGCCCGGACAGCGCGCCGGTCACGGCGGTGACCAGCCAGGCGAGCAGGAACGAGCAGAGTACGGCGCCGAGGACGCCGATCTTCGCCTGCTCCAGCCGGTCGCCGTCGAAGGCGAGCGTGGCGATCAGCAGGGACACGGTGAAGCCCACCCCGGCCAGGGTGCCGCCCGCGGAGATGGCGCCCCAGCCGACCGGCGGACGCAGGCGCCCCTTGCTGGCCCGGGTGGTGAGCCAGGTCGCGCCGATGATGCCGACCGGCTTGCCGAGCACGTAGCCGAGGAGGATGCCGAGGGTGACCGGTGAGGTGAACGCGCCGGTCAGCTGGTCGGCGCTGAGGGTGATCCCGGCGTTGGCGAGGGCGAACAGCGGCACGATCACATAGCTCGTCCAGGGGTGCAGCGTGCGCTGGAGCCGGTCGTTGGGGGAGAGCGTCGAGGCGATCTGGCGCCTCACGGTGCGTTCGAGTTCGGGGGTCGGCTGCTCACGGAAGCGCCGGAACTGTCTGCTGGCCTGCTCCAGGTCACCGCGCTCCGCCGGGCGGGCGTACGTCAGCAGTCCCATCGCGAGGCCGGTCACCACCGGGTCCACCCCCGACTTCAGCAGCGCCACCCAGATGGCCACGCCCAGGACGGCGTACAGGGAGGGGACGCGCATGCCGAGGGTGCGGCGCACCAGCAGTACGACGGCGAAGAGGCCGAGCGCGGTCAGCAGCGCGGGCACGGCGATGGCCCCGCTGTACGCGAAGGCGATGACGGCCAGCGCCAGGAAGTCGTCGACGACGGCGACGGTGAGGATGAAGACCCGCAGACCGCCGGGCAGCCGGTTCCCGAAGACGGCGAGCATGCCCAGCGCGAAGGCCGTGTCCGTGGACATGGCGGCGCCCCAGCCGTGCGCGGAGTCCTCGCCCGCGTTGACCGCCAGATAGATCGCGACGGGTACGAGCATGCCGCTGAGCCCGGCGAGCAGCGGCAGGGTGATCCGCCGCCGCTCGCGCAGTTCGCCCATGTCGAACTCGCGGCGCGCCTCCAGGCCGACGACGAAGAAGAACAGCGTCATCAGCCCGCTGTTCAGCCACTCGCGCAGCTCCAGGGAGACGCCGCCCGAGCCGACACGGACCGACAACTCGGTCTCCCACAGGGACGCGTACGAGCCGGCGCCGGTGTTGGCCCAGACGAGGGCGGCCAGTGCGCCGGTCAGCAGGAAGGCGGCGCTGCCGGTCTCCGTGCGCAGGAAGGCGCGCAAGGGGCTGCGGGGGGCGGTGCCGCACAGGGTCTGCAGCGCCGGCGGTGGGGTCTCGGATGGCACGGTCACCCTCTGATTCTGACCCCACTCATGATCCGGCACCCGACGGGGGCGCCGGGCGGCGGCGTCAGCGGTGCGCCGTCGAGGAGAGCAGCATCGGCAGGGAGACGTAGTCGGCGAGCGCCCGCTGGCCGGCGATGTTGGCGTGGATGCCGTCGCCGGTGTCGTACGCCGGATTGATGCTGTTGGGCTTCAGCGGGTCCTTCAGTACCTGGTCGAAGTCCATCACGCCGTCGCAGGTCCCGTCGCAGGTGTTCCCCTTCTTGACGTGGGTGCCCACCGTGTGGCGGTCGAGGTTGTTCCGGTCGGTGTAGCCGGGACGGGGGGTGATCGGCGTGACGTAGACCTTGATCCCGGCGGCCCGCAGCCGCTCGAACACCGCGTCGTAGCTGCGCAGGATCAGCTCGGCGTCGCAGCCGTTGGCCAGGTCGTTCGTGCCGTAGTAGTAGAGGACCCCGGTCACCCCGTGCAGGGCGAGCACATCGCGGTCCAGCCGGGACGCCGCGTCGAGACCCCGTATCCCGGCGGGATTGCGGGGGCAGTCGGCCGAACTGGTCGTGCCGCCGATGCCCGCGTTGGCGATCGCGAGCTGCCGGGTGCGGGGGAGTTCGGCGGTGATGCGGCGGGCGAGGTCGTCCGTCCACCGGTGGTCGGTCCCCTCGGGCGTGCAGCCCGGCCCGCAGTCGGTGCTGCCGGTCCCGTCGACCACCGAGCTCCCGTACGCGACGATCGTGCCCCTGAGCTTAGGGCTGTGCACGTCGACGGCGCTGACCAGGTAGGTGGAGCCCACCGTCTGCGTGTACGCGTCACCGCTCGCCTCGGCCGTGTGGTCACCGGAGCCGGGCGCGGTCAGGTAGTTGGAGCGGAACGCGCCGGTGTGCCGTCCCGGCGCGACCGTGCCGGACACCGACAGGGAGACCGCGACGTCGTCCTGCGCACGAGTCTTGAGCGCCGCCGCGTCGCTCCACACCTCGCCGCCGGCCGGTACGACGACCTCGCGCCGGCCGTCGAAGGTGACGGGGAGGACATCGCCCTCGACGGCCGCGCCGTCTCCGGCGCTGTGGCCGACGGTGGCGGCGTCCACGGTGAGCGGCGTCGTGCCGAAGGTGTTCTGGATCCGGACCCGCAGTGCCCCGCCGCCCTGCCCGAGATGGGTGATCATGCGAACGGACTGGTCACGCAGCGGAGTCGGGGCGAGTTCCTGCTGGGACTGGGCCCAGGAAGTGAACCAGGCGCGGCCGGCCGAGGAGGAGGGGGCGGTGGCCGCGGTGGTCTCCGCGGTGGCGGCCGTGGTCGCGGAGACCGCCGACCCCGACGCGAGAAGCGTCAGGGCCAGGGCCGGCGCCGCACGGCGCGGGGAGGGCATACGGAAAGGGGGCATGGAGGTCCCTTCGGTGACGTACGGTCCCGGCGCGCAGGCACAACTGCCGGGACCCGGCGGCTCATTCCCGTATGGCCTGCCCCTGGGGCTCCTGCGTCAGACGTGACGGCCGGTGCCAATTACCGGATCACTTAGGGGAGTTGCCGCCGCGCCCGGCCCCTGGTGAGGGGCCGGGCCGAGAACCCCGTGGTCACGAAACGCGGGCCACACCCGTGTAGATGCCGCTGCCGTCGGCCTCCCGCACCTTCCCCGAGGCGTCCCACTCCGTGGCCGTCACCAGGCCCGGCGGCATCAGTTCGAGGCCGTCGAAGAACCGCTCCACCTCCGCCCGGGTGCGGAATCCGAGCTGGATGCCGCCCTTGGCGTACTCGGCGGTGACCTGGGCCGCCAGTTCCGGATACAGGTCGGAGGCCGCGTGCGACAGCACCAGATAGCTGCCCGGCGGCAGGGTGGCGACCAGGTCGCGGACGATGGAGTGGGCGTCCTGCTCGTCGGGGATGAAGTGCATGAGCGCGATCAGCGACAGCGCGATGGGACGGCTGAAGTCCAGGACGCGCCGGGCGTGTTCGACGATCGCCTCCGGCTGCCGCACATCGGCCTCGATGTAGTCGGTGACTCCGCCGGGACGGCTGACCAGCAGCGCCTCGGCGTGCCGCAGCACGATCGGGTCGTTGTCGGTGTACACGACCTTCGCCGTCGGCACGATCTCCTGCACGATCTGATGGAGATTGGGCTCGGTGGGGATGCCCGTACCGATGTCCAGGAACTGGTCGACGCCCTGGGCGGCCAGCCAGGCGGCGGCCCGGTGCATGAACTGCCGGTTCTGCCGGGCCGCGTCCTTCGCCTCGGGCGGCAGTTTCTCGCCCACCGCCTCGTCGACCGGGTAGTTGTCCTTGCCGCCCAGCAGCCAGTCATAGACCCGCGCGGGGTGCGCCTTGTCGGTAACGATCTGCGAGAACCGCTGTGGTTCGGTCGACATGACAAGCAACTCCATCGCGCCAAAGAACGGGTTGGATCAACTATTGATCACGTCAGTGGAGTACATCATGTGCTTCGCGCGGGAGGGAAGCGCCGGGCGTACGAGACCATCGCGAGCGCCACCGTCAACGCGCCCAGGAGCCAGCCGCCGAGCACGTCCGTCGACCAGTGCACGCCCAGCCAGATCCGGGTGAACCCCACCCCGGCGACGGACACCACCGCCACGGCCAGCGCGACCCGCCACAGGACGCGCCCGGCGCCGTACAGGCGCAGGACCCACAGCAGCAGGCCGCACGCCACCATGGCCGTCATGGCGTGCCCGGACGGGAAGGCCGCGAAGTGGGCGGAGTCCACCGGGTCGGACCAGACGGGGCGCTCGCGGTCCACGGCCGCCTTGATCCCCTGCGAGAGGAGCGCGGCGAGGACACAGGTGGCCGTCAGCCACAGGGCGAGCCACCACGCGCCGTGGTGCAGCACCAGCCAGAGCACGGTGACGGCGATCAGGGCCCGCATCGTCCAGGGATCCCACACCCAGTCGGTGAGGATGCGGAACGCCTGCGTCAGGTCCGGGTCGTCGACCGCCCAGCGGTGGGTGGTACGGGCGATGTCGCCGTCCAGGGCCATGAGCGGCTCCCAGGAGGCCGCGACCAGGACGAGCAGCAGCACGGTGGGCGGAGCGAGAGCCATGGCAACGCGCAGGGCGATCCCGGGGCCGGTCGCGTGGGGCGGCGAGTCGACGGGAGAGTGCATACGCCGATCCTCGCCGACAGGTGGGGCCCGAGGCGAACCCGGGGCTTTCCCGCGTGTGCCGCCTCCCCTTACCCGAGCGCCCGCAGCCCCGGCCCGAAGGCCACCAGGAGCGGGATCACCGGCACCAGCGCCGCCGCCGCGGTGAGCCTCAGCCGGTGAGTGGGCGGGAGCCGGTCCGGGGGAGTGAGCAGCCGGTGGACCCGCTGCGGAACGTGGGCCTGCGGGGTGGGGCAGGGGCCGAACACCCTGCGGTCCTCGTTGAGTTCCACCAGGGCGAGGGCCGTCGTCAGCCGGCCGAACCGGCGCGAGGCCATGTCGTCGGCGGCGAGTTCCACCAGGCGGTGCATCTCGTCGCGGAACGCCGCGAACACCGGGACCTGCGGAAAGCCGCCCGCCAGCGCCGCCGAGGAGTGCAGCAGCCAGTTGTGCCGGGCGCGCGCGTGGCCCTGCTCATGGGCGAGCACGGCGTCCAGCTGCTGTCCCTTGAGGCGGCGCAACGCGGCGGTGGTGATGACCAGTTGGGGCGCGGCACCGGGCAGCCACCAGGCGTCGGGACGCTCCCCCTCCAGGACGACCAGCCGCTCACCGCCCGGCTCCTCACCGGGCAACAGCGGTGCGCGTACCAGGAGTTCGGCGCGCCGGCGGCGGCGTCGGGCCGCGGCCCGGCCGATCTCGCGGGCCAGCATGGCCGCGCTCCACGCACCGCCGATTGCCAGCGTCACCGCCGTCGTCGCGGCCCAGGGGCCACCGGCGAGCGCGTAGGCCTCCACCACGGAGTGCGGAGCGGGGGCGAAGAGCCGGCCGCGCACCGCCTGCCAGGCGGCGGACGCGCTGAGCGCCATCGACAGCAGGCAGCAGAGCAGCACGGCCACCACCACGCACTGCCACGCCCACAGGGCGACCACCGGTTCACGGTCCTGCCAGGTCGCCCGCGCGAGCAGCCGCGGAGCGAGAACGGCGGCCAGGGCGCCGAGCAGCAACAGTGCTGCGGGGACCATCATGGAGGCAGCCTATGAGCGCGGCGGTGCCGCCGGATACGACTGTTCGCGGCAAGTGACGCAGACCACGATTCCGTACAGTCGCGAATCCCCTCAGAGGGTGAGGAGCATCGCCAGCATCCCTATGCCCATGGAGAGCCGGCACGCCCGCGCCAGCTCCAGCCGGTCGCCCCAGCCGGGCGCGCCGAGAGCTCCCGCCGGACCGCCGGCCGCGACGGGTACCAGCCGGGTCCCCGTCCACAGCACGTACGCCGTGAAGTACAGGAGGAGGCCGCCCGTCAGGACGGGTATCCCCGCGTGGGTCCCGGTCGCCGCCATCGCGGCCATGTACACCATGGCGAGGGCGCCCACCAGATGGTGCAGATGGTGGGCGCTGCCGCGGGCCGCCCACAGGGCGCGCAAGGCGGCGGCCCCGAACACGGCCGCGTAGACGGCCCAGGCCCAGCGCGGCGGCGCCAGTACCGCCGCGGGCACCGCCATCGCGGCCATGCCGAATCCCATCAGCGCCTCGCCGCCGGCGGCGAGGCGCTGCTCCTCGACCCGGCTGCGCATCCTGAGCAGGCAGTACGCCCCGGTCGCCGTGCACAGCGCGACGAGCAGCCAGCCGGACGATCCCGCTCCCGGTCCGTGCACCGGGCACCTCCCCGCTCGACGGTGTCGGACAATCCGGTCGAAGTGATGCCCAGGCCGGAGCGCCCACAAGCGGGCGCAAGCGAGCGCAGGGGCGTACAGGGGGAGCGTGCGGGGGGTGCGTCGTCGGTGACGGCACGGACGACGGTCTATCGTTTACTAGTAAAATACCTGCTAACCTTCTGGGATGAGCAGTGTCCGTGCCCGCCACCGTGCCGCCCCCGTCCGCCGACTGCCCCTCGCGGGCGTCCTGCGCCTCAACCGCCCCTCCGACATCTGGTTCAAGCCCGCGTTGAGCGTGGTCGTCGCGGTCGGCGTGCCGAACCTGACACTGCTGGCGCTCGGCCGGCTGGACCTCGCCCTGTACTCCATGGCCGGCTCCCTCTGCGCGCTCTACGCCCACAACCTCCCGTACGCGGCCCGCGGCCGTGCCCTCGCGTGGGTCGTCCTCGGGATGCTTGCCTCGGTCGCGATCGCCCTGGTCACGGCGTCGCTCACGTCATCCGCTGTGGTCCTGGTCGCGGTCGGCGCGCTGCTCGCCGCCGCGCACAAGGCAGTGAGCGACCTGACACGGATCGGCCCGCCCGGACCGGTGATCTTCACCTTCATCAGCTCCGCCTCCCTCTTCGCGCCCCAGACGCTCGGCCAGGTCCCCGGCCATCTCGCCCTCGCCGCCGGGGCAGGCGCCTGGGCCTGGCTCATCGGCATGGCACCGGGCCTGGTACGCCCGCACGGCCCCGAGCGCCGGGCCACGGCCCGCGCCCTGAACGCGGCTGCCGCGTACGTGGACCTCTACGTGGACGCGGACGGGCCGGTGTCCGCCTCCGGCAGCCGCGGCGCGGGCCACGAGCGGGCCCGCGCCGAGGCTGCCGCCGCCGTGCACGCCGCCTGGCAGTCGCTGCTTGCCGCCGGCGCGCGGCCGGAGCCCCGCCGCGCCCTCGAAGGGCTCGTCGTGCGGGCCGAGGTCGCGCTCGCGGCCCCCGCCGACACGGACCCCGCCCGACTGCGCGCCTGGGCGCGCGACCTGCGCGGCACGAACCCCGTACCCCGGGTGGCGTCCGGGTGGGACGCGGACGAACTGCTCGGCGTGGAGGTCGAACTGGCGGAGGCGGGACGACCGACTCCAGGAAAGAGCGGAAAGAGCGGGAAGAGCGGGAAGAATCCGAGGAACGGGACGAGGTGGTGGACCGGCAGGCTGGCCCCCCTCCTCCCGCTGGCCCTGCGCACCGCGCTCGGTTGCGCCCTCGCCGGTTACGTGTCCCTGGCGCTCGGCGTCGGCCGCCCGTACTGGGCCCTGGTCACCGCGGCCTCGCTCTACCAGGCGAACCTCATGCTGACCTGGAGCCGGGGCGTCCAGCGCGTCGTCGGTAACCTCGTCGGCGTCCTCCTCTTCGCGGCTGTCGCCCCGCTCGCCCACCTCGGCCCCGCCGCCCTGGTCCTGTGCTGCCTCGCCTTCAACTTCGGCGCGGAGGCGCTGATCAGCCGCAACTACTGGCTCGGCAGTATCTGCGTGACGCCGATGGCGCTGCTGATCACCGAGTTCACCGGCTTCCAGGAGCCCGCCGCGCTGATGGCGGACCGGGTCGTGGACACGGTGGTCGGCGCGGTCGTCGGTTTCGTGGCTGCGGTCGCCGTCACCAACCGGCGTGCCGGGGACCGGATCGAGGACGCGCTCGCCGCCGTGGAACGCGCCCGTGACCACGCGGCACGGCTGATCGCAGCCGATCGGCCCGGCCCGGGCGCACTGGAGGCAGCCCGGCGTCGGCTGGCCGCCGCGCTCGTCGAACTGCGCGCCACGGCCGACGCCGCGGCCGGCGAATGGTGGCTGCGCGCCCTGCCGCAGGAGCGGGTGATGCTGGCCGAGCAGGCCGGACACCGTACGCTCGCGGCGACGGTACGACGGCAGGGACCGCACGTTCTGGAGGACGCAGAGGCATGACGGCAGCGAACGGTCGGAGGGCGGTCGGCGCCGACGCCGCCGGGGGCGGAGGACCGCAGGAGGACGGCGGAGGCGCCGGGGCAAGGCGGCCGGTGGCGGGCGACACGGTCGCCGCGGTGGTCCGGCAGTGGCGAACGGTCCATCCCGAGCTCGACACCGGGCCCATGGAGGTCATCGGCCGGATCAACCGCTGTGCCGCGCTCCTCCAGCAGGCCGAGGACGCGCCGCTGCGGCACGCCGGGCTGACCCGCCCCGAGTTCGACCTCCTCGGCGCACTGCGCCGCACGGGCCTCGAACTGACACCGGGCGAGCTGGCCCGGGAGACCTTCTCCTCCGGGGCCGCCGTCACCAAGCGGCTCAAGCAGCTGACCGAGCGCGGTCTGGTCGAGCGGCGCGGCGACACCCGCGACCGCCGCGTCGCGCATGTCCGCCTCACGGACACCGGGCGCGCCCTCGTCGACGGCATCCTCCCCGCGCAGCTCTCGTACGAGACGACGGTCCTCTCCGGCCTCACCACCCCCGACCAGAACACCCTCGCAACCCTGCTGGCGACCCTCCTCACCCAACTGGAGGGCCACCGGAACACCCCCCACACCTGAACGACACGACCACCCCGGCCGCCGAGGCGCCCGTAAGGGGCGCGGGGAACGGCGCGACCAGCCCTTACGGCCGGCACGGTGCACCAGGAGGACGCATTCTTCGCTGACGCCCGGTGGTCGGGCGTATCCACGAGGGCCGGGCTGCCGAAGGCGCCCGAAGGGGGCGCGGGGAACGGCGCGGCCAGCCCTCACGGCCCGCACGGTGCACCAGGAGCACGCATTCCTCGCTGACGCCCGGTGGTCGGACGTATCCACGAGGGCCGGGCTGCCGAAGGCGCCCGAAGGGGGCGCGGGGAACGGCGCGACCAGCCCTCACGGCCCGCACAGTGCACGAACGACCCGCATCCGCCGCTGACGCCCAGTCGCCAGACGCACCCGCAACGCCCCGGCCGGACGCTGAACCGGCGTCTCAGCCCGGGCGCCGAACCGGTGACGAGGGGTCCGCCGCGGTCGTCGCCCCGTCCCCGCGCAGGGGCCGGAGCATCAGCGGCACCGCGGTCGGCACCCCCTCCTCCCGGGCCTCCAGGCCATAGGCGTCCCACCACTCGGAGCTGCCGTCCTCGATGCAGCGCAGCAGCACCCCTTCGCGCAGCGCCCACGGGCAGATGGTCACCTCGTCGATGCCCATCAGCTTCATCGTGGTGTGCGCGACGAGCGCTCCGGCCAGGGACTGCCCGGCACGCGCGAGGGAGATCCCGGGCAGCAGGGCGCGCTCGGCGGCCGGCAGTGCCGCCAGCCGCTCCACGGCCCTGCCCAGGTCGGAGCGGGTCATGGTCCGCGTGGTGAAGGGCCCGGAGCGGCCGGGAGCGGCCCCGCACAGCCGCCCCAACTGCTGGAACGTCCGCGAGGTGACGACCGCGGTCCGCGGTGCCTCCCACCGGATGCGGGCGGCGACATCGCGCAGCTGATGGCGTACGTGGCGACGCAGCAGCCGGATCCGGTGCGGCGACGGCGGATCCTGGCCGCGGAAGAACTCCCTGGTGAGGAGGTTGGCGCCGAGCGGCAGCGCGATGGCGAAGTCGGGCAGCCGGCTCCGCCCGAAGGCCACCTCGAACGAACCGCCCCCGATGTCCAGCAACGCCAGCGGTCCGGCGCGCCAGCCCATCCAGCGCCGGGCGGCCAGGAAGGTCAGCTCGGCCTCCACCTCGCCGGGCAGCACATGCAGCTGCACCCCCGCCTCCGTGGCGATCCGGTCAAGGACCTCGTCGCGGTTCGGGGCGTCCCGCACGATCGCGGTGGCGAACGCGAACGGCCGGTTCACCCCCCACCGGCGGCCCTCCGCGCGGGTGTCCCGCACCGCTTCCACCAGCCGGTCCACCTGTTCCGCCGGCAGATGGCCGCCACGCTCCACGTGGGCCGACAGGCGCAGCTGACGCTTGGCGGTGTGCACGGGAAGCGGAACAGCTCCATCCGTTTCCGCGATCACCAGTCGCACCGTGTTCGAGCCGACGTCGAGTACACCCATTCGCATCCCTTCCCCGTACCCCCCGCGGTCCCCGGCACACCGCCGACCGCGCACCGGTCCCGCCCTGTTTGGGTCGTTCTGGACGGGTACTCGGGCCTTCATGGAGAGCTTCGGCAGGGACGCAGTCATCCCGCACGAGGTCGTGGCCGGTTCCGCGCCCTTCGTCGTGGGGCCCCTCGTGGTGGGACTTCTGCTCACGGCCATGCTGGTCGTCGCGGTGTGGTGGGGCATGCGGGTGCGCAGCCGCGAGCCGGGACCACCGCGCCCCGAGGACCAGCCCCGGCTGCCGGAGACGGGCGCGGTGCACGAGATCTCGGAGATGCGCGAACCGGACGAGATGCCGCACGACGGCAGTGTCCTCACCCCGCACGAACTTCGTTCCGCGGGCAACATGTCCACTCGGCGGGCCAGGGACCAGAAGCGGCGCAGGTGGAGCCGTAACAGCAGTGGCGGCTTCGGTAGCGGTGGCCTCGGCAGCCACTGACCCGACCGCGACTCGCCCGCCCTTCGACGACTGGACGGCCGGGGTGAGGGCACTCGGGTGCGGCTGCAGGGAGAACGTTTCGGGTCCCCCCGACCGGCTACTCGGGATGTATGGTGCAAATCGGATACACAATGATGACCGAACAGGCCGGCCCCCGTGAGCTCGTACAGCACGTGGTGGCCGCCGAACGGGCGGGCTTCGACTTCTCGGTCACGTCCGACCACTACTTCCCCTGGCTGACCGAGCAGGGACACGCGCCGTACGCGTGGAGCGTCCTCGGGGCCGCCGCGCAGGCCACGTCCACGATCCCCCTCATGACGTACGTGACCTGTCCGACGACCCGCTACCACCCGGCGGTCGTCGCGCAGAAGGCCGCCACCACGCAGCTGCTCGCCGAGGGCCGCTTCCGCCTGGGGCTCGGCTCCGGCGAGAACCTCAACGAGCACGTGGTGGGCGGTGGTTGGCCCGCCGCGCACGTGCGCCTCGAGATGCTGGAAGAAGCCATCGAGATCATCCGCGCGCTGTTCGAGGGCAAGAACGTGAACCACCACGGCACGCACTTCGACGTGGAGAACGCCAAGCTCTTCGATCTGCCGGACGAACCGACGCCGATCGGCGTCGCCGTCTCCGGCGAGCGC
This region of Streptomyces ortus genomic DNA includes:
- a CDS encoding phosphatase PAP2 family protein, which translates into the protein MHSPVDSPPHATGPGIALRVAMALAPPTVLLLVLVAASWEPLMALDGDIARTTHRWAVDDPDLTQAFRILTDWVWDPWTMRALIAVTVLWLVLHHGAWWLALWLTATCVLAALLSQGIKAAVDRERPVWSDPVDSAHFAAFPSGHAMTAMVACGLLLWVLRLYGAGRVLWRVALAVAVVSVAGVGFTRIWLGVHWSTDVLGGWLLGALTVALAMVSYARRFPPARST
- a CDS encoding FUSC family protein, which encodes MSSVRARHRAAPVRRLPLAGVLRLNRPSDIWFKPALSVVVAVGVPNLTLLALGRLDLALYSMAGSLCALYAHNLPYAARGRALAWVVLGMLASVAIALVTASLTSSAVVLVAVGALLAAAHKAVSDLTRIGPPGPVIFTFISSASLFAPQTLGQVPGHLALAAGAGAWAWLIGMAPGLVRPHGPERRATARALNAAAAYVDLYVDADGPVSASGSRGAGHERARAEAAAAVHAAWQSLLAAGARPEPRRALEGLVVRAEVALAAPADTDPARLRAWARDLRGTNPVPRVASGWDADELLGVEVELAEAGRPTPGKSGKSGKSGKNPRNGTRWWTGRLAPLLPLALRTALGCALAGYVSLALGVGRPYWALVTAASLYQANLMLTWSRGVQRVVGNLVGVLLFAAVAPLAHLGPAALVLCCLAFNFGAEALISRNYWLGSICVTPMALLITEFTGFQEPAALMADRVVDTVVGAVVGFVAAVAVTNRRAGDRIEDALAAVERARDHAARLIAADRPGPGALEAARRRLAAALVELRATADAAAGEWWLRALPQERVMLAEQAGHRTLAATVRRQGPHVLEDAEA
- the nhaA gene encoding Na+/H+ antiporter NhaA — translated: MPSETPPPALQTLCGTAPRSPLRAFLRTETGSAAFLLTGALAALVWANTGAGSYASLWETELSVRVGSGGVSLELREWLNSGLMTLFFFVVGLEARREFDMGELRERRRITLPLLAGLSGMLVPVAIYLAVNAGEDSAHGWGAAMSTDTAFALGMLAVFGNRLPGGLRVFILTVAVVDDFLALAVIAFAYSGAIAVPALLTALGLFAVVLLVRRTLGMRVPSLYAVLGVAIWVALLKSGVDPVVTGLAMGLLTYARPAERGDLEQASRQFRRFREQPTPELERTVRRQIASTLSPNDRLQRTLHPWTSYVIVPLFALANAGITLSADQLTGAFTSPVTLGILLGYVLGKPVGIIGATWLTTRASKGRLRPPVGWGAISAGGTLAGVGFTVSLLIATLAFDGDRLEQAKIGVLGAVLCSFLLAWLVTAVTGALSGPSRARALLGTGQSIVDLSDPVDMDRDHVRGPRDAPVTLLEYGDFECPYCGLAEPVVRELLADFGDVRYVWRHLPLPDVHPGAQLAAEAAEAADRQGAYWEMHEQLMRHQGDLLPKDLLRYAAEIGLDIDRFRADLRAGTGAARVAADVESADLSGVSGTPTFFVNGRRHHGAYDIAALSAAVRAARQRASLAGTGRTD
- a CDS encoding DUF5134 domain-containing protein — encoded protein: MHGPGAGSSGWLLVALCTATGAYCLLRMRSRVEEQRLAAGGEALMGFGMAAMAVPAAVLAPPRWAWAVYAAVFGAAALRALWAARGSAHHLHHLVGALAMVYMAAMAATGTHAGIPVLTGGLLLYFTAYVLWTGTRLVPVAAGGPAGALGAPGWGDRLELARACRLSMGIGMLAMLLTL
- a CDS encoding TetR/AcrR family transcriptional regulator, encoding MVAAGAALADEVGFARLTMGLLAERLGVRTPSLYKHVSGQDDLNRRIAALAVSEAADAVGGAVQGYAGRDALGAAARAFRAFVVDHPGRYAATIGVEPTGPDDPMAVASLRLLGAFRAVLRGYAIAEPDVDHALRMLRSLCHGFATLQAGGGFQWSADIDESFEWLIAFADRGLRAV
- a CDS encoding SAM-dependent methyltransferase — its product is MSTEPQRFSQIVTDKAHPARVYDWLLGGKDNYPVDEAVGEKLPPEAKDAARQNRQFMHRAAAWLAAQGVDQFLDIGTGIPTEPNLHQIVQEIVPTAKVVYTDNDPIVLRHAEALLVSRPGGVTDYIEADVRQPEAIVEHARRVLDFSRPIALSLIALMHFIPDEQDAHSIVRDLVATLPPGSYLVLSHAASDLYPELAAQVTAEYAKGGIQLGFRTRAEVERFFDGLELMPPGLVTATEWDASGKVREADGSGIYTGVARVS
- a CDS encoding MarR family winged helix-turn-helix transcriptional regulator yields the protein MTAANGRRAVGADAAGGGGPQEDGGGAGARRPVAGDTVAAVVRQWRTVHPELDTGPMEVIGRINRCAALLQQAEDAPLRHAGLTRPEFDLLGALRRTGLELTPGELARETFSSGAAVTKRLKQLTERGLVERRGDTRDRRVAHVRLTDTGRALVDGILPAQLSYETTVLSGLTTPDQNTLATLLATLLTQLEGHRNTPHT
- a CDS encoding M56 family metallopeptidase, which translates into the protein MMVPAALLLLGALAAVLAPRLLARATWQDREPVVALWAWQCVVVAVLLCCLLSMALSASAAWQAVRGRLFAPAPHSVVEAYALAGGPWAATTAVTLAIGGAWSAAMLAREIGRAAARRRRRRAELLVRAPLLPGEEPGGERLVVLEGERPDAWWLPGAAPQLVITTAALRRLKGQQLDAVLAHEQGHARARHNWLLHSSAALAGGFPQVPVFAAFRDEMHRLVELAADDMASRRFGRLTTALALVELNEDRRVFGPCPTPQAHVPQRVHRLLTPPDRLPPTHRLRLTAAAALVPVIPLLVAFGPGLRALG
- a CDS encoding SGNH/GDSL hydrolase family protein, which gives rise to MPPFRMPSPRRAAPALALTLLASGSAVSATTAATAETTAATAPSSSAGRAWFTSWAQSQQELAPTPLRDQSVRMITHLGQGGGALRVRIQNTFGTTPLTVDAATVGHSAGDGAAVEGDVLPVTFDGRREVVVPAGGEVWSDAAALKTRAQDDVAVSLSVSGTVAPGRHTGAFRSNYLTAPGSGDHTAEASGDAYTQTVGSTYLVSAVDVHSPKLRGTIVAYGSSVVDGTGSTDCGPGCTPEGTDHRWTDDLARRITAELPRTRQLAIANAGIGGTTSSADCPRNPAGIRGLDAASRLDRDVLALHGVTGVLYYYGTNDLANGCDAELILRSYDAVFERLRAAGIKVYVTPITPRPGYTDRNNLDRHTVGTHVKKGNTCDGTCDGVMDFDQVLKDPLKPNSINPAYDTGDGIHANIAGQRALADYVSLPMLLSSTAHR